A single Blattabacterium sp. (Mastotermes darwiniensis) str. MADAR DNA region contains:
- the purH gene encoding bifunctional phosphoribosylaminoimidazolecarboxamide formyltransferase/IMP cyclohydrolase, giving the protein MKRALISVYEKNIELFEFVSFLDKKGYRIISTGGTYQYLKKHGISNILKIENITSYSEILDGRIKTIHPYIYGGILANRSIDAHMEYLRFHKIHPIDIVLVNFYPFFDKLLKGINPSLIEFIDIGGPSMLRAAAKNFFHVTPITDKNDYLLVKREIDTYGETSLKLRKKLAGKVFNLTSAYDSAISQYFLMEENFPPYLHSSYEKKMNLRYGENPHQKAAYYVSTIHHGAMRNFHQLHGKELSFNNLRDMDIAWKVVSQFYEPACCTVKHTTPCGVALGKNVIEAFKKTYYADSISSFGGIMAFNVSITKELAKEINRIFLEVILAPSYETDVLSILKKNKKNLRIIRIKYPISDQLEYVKIDGGVLVQQVDHFFSYDYKIVTKKKFSEQEIKSLFFAQKVVKYVKSNAIVVAKGTQTLGISGGQTNRLWAARQAIERALEKKKKKLVLVSDAFFPFRDVVDEAAISGEIKAILQPGGSIRDEESVKACDEYGIAMAFTGKRYFKH; this is encoded by the coding sequence ATGAAAAGAGCTTTAATTAGTGTTTATGAAAAAAATATAGAATTATTCGAATTTGTCAGTTTTTTGGATAAAAAAGGATATCGAATTATTTCTACTGGTGGGACCTATCAATATTTAAAAAAACATGGAATATCTAATATTCTAAAAATAGAAAACATCACCTCATATTCTGAAATATTAGATGGAAGAATAAAAACTATTCATCCATATATTTATGGGGGGATTTTGGCTAATCGTTCTATTGATGCACATATGGAATATCTTCGTTTTCACAAGATCCATCCCATTGATATTGTATTGGTAAATTTCTATCCATTTTTTGATAAATTATTAAAGGGAATAAATCCTTCATTGATTGAATTTATTGATATAGGAGGGCCTTCTATGCTTCGAGCAGCAGCAAAAAATTTTTTTCATGTTACCCCTATCACCGATAAAAACGATTACCTATTAGTGAAAAGGGAAATTGATACCTATGGTGAAACTTCATTAAAATTAAGAAAAAAATTAGCAGGAAAAGTATTCAATCTAACTTCTGCTTATGATTCTGCAATCTCTCAATATTTTTTAATGGAAGAAAATTTTCCTCCTTATTTACATTCTTCTTATGAAAAAAAGATGAATCTCCGTTATGGAGAAAATCCTCATCAAAAAGCAGCTTATTATGTTAGCACTATTCACCATGGAGCAATGCGTAATTTTCATCAATTACATGGAAAAGAACTTTCTTTTAATAATTTAAGAGATATGGATATAGCTTGGAAAGTCGTATCTCAATTTTATGAACCAGCTTGTTGCACGGTGAAACATACGACTCCTTGTGGAGTTGCATTAGGGAAGAATGTTATTGAGGCTTTTAAAAAAACTTATTATGCGGATTCTATTTCTTCTTTTGGAGGAATTATGGCCTTCAATGTTTCCATCACAAAAGAATTAGCTAAGGAAATAAATCGTATTTTTTTAGAAGTTATTTTAGCTCCTAGTTATGAAACAGATGTATTAAGTATTTTAAAAAAAAATAAAAAGAATCTAAGAATTATTAGGATAAAATACCCTATTTCTGATCAACTAGAATATGTGAAAATAGATGGAGGAGTATTGGTTCAACAAGTTGATCATTTTTTTTCTTATGATTATAAAATAGTCACAAAGAAAAAATTTTCCGAACAAGAAATAAAATCTTTATTTTTTGCTCAAAAAGTGGTAAAATATGTAAAATCTAATGCTATTGTCGTCGCTAAAGGAACACAAACTTTAGGAATCTCTGGAGGTCAAACGAATAGACTTTGGGCTGCTCGTCAAGCTATAGAAAGAGCTTTAGAAAAAAAGAAAAAAAAATTAGTCCTTGTTTCTGATGCTTTTTTTCCTTTTCGTGATGTAGTAGATGAAGCCGCTATTTCTGGTGAAATAAAAGCTATTCTTCAACCAGGAGGATCTATTCGTGATGAAGAATCTGTAAAAGCTTGTGATGAATATGGTATAGCTATGGCTTTTACGGGAAAAAGATATTTTAAACATTAA
- a CDS encoding formyltransferase family protein, which produces MKKIAILVSGKGTSMRHILQSITDGVLHEKIKVNLVIADRDCEAIQYALKENITTFSLANTKNLSKEIDNLLLKDIPDLIVLSGFISILDAEFCKKWEGRIINIHPSLLPKYGGKGMYGMRVHQKVLKNKEKISGATIHYVTKDIDSGNIILRKSCRISSQETPISLYKKISLIEKEILIQYLTYFIGLN; this is translated from the coding sequence ATGAAAAAAATAGCTATTTTAGTTTCTGGAAAAGGAACAAGTATGCGGCATATTCTACAATCTATTACCGATGGAGTACTTCATGAAAAAATTAAAGTTAATTTAGTGATTGCTGATAGAGACTGTGAAGCCATTCAATATGCATTGAAAGAGAATATTACAACTTTTTCTTTAGCCAATACTAAAAATTTATCCAAAGAGATAGACAATCTTTTGTTAAAAGATATTCCAGATCTTATAGTACTTTCTGGTTTTATTTCCATATTAGATGCAGAATTTTGTAAAAAATGGGAAGGAAGAATCATCAATATTCATCCATCTCTCTTACCTAAATATGGAGGAAAAGGAATGTATGGAATGAGAGTTCATCAAAAAGTTTTAAAAAATAAAGAGAAAATATCAGGAGCTACCATTCATTATGTCACAAAGGATATTGATTCTGGAAATATAATTTTAAGAAAATCATGTAGGATTTCTTCACAAGAAACTCCTATCTCTTTATACAAAAAAATATCTCTCATAGAAAAAGAGATTCTCATTCAATATTTGACTTATTTTATTGGGCTCAATTAG
- the purM gene encoding phosphoribosylformylglycinamidine cyclo-ligase, translated as MKENHRSPISKISKILEKTYNDNVISTLDNFSSLYKMSVCGYKEPVLVSGVDGVGTKLRLAIDYKKYGIIGEDCFAMCVNDVLCHGAQPLFFLDYLACGKLDDKVVEKILQGIAISCKRNNTCFIGGETAEMPGIYKIKDYDVAGFCVGIVEKKNIIDGKKNLQEGDVLIGIPSSGVHSNGFSLIRKIFYTEDLLMQQFQKKPFYETLLIPTRIYHLTIHLLLKDFLIHGLVHVTGGGIYENLFRVIPENLEAIVEKKKIPIPPVFNHIQEKGLLSDQEMWNTFNMGVGMILIVSVKDKCPILQKLRLLGEKPFVFGHMIKGNKKVFLK; from the coding sequence ATGAAAGAAAATCATCGTAGTCCCATATCTAAAATCAGTAAAATTTTGGAAAAAACTTATAACGATAATGTTATTAGCACATTGGATAATTTTTCTTCTCTTTATAAAATGTCTGTATGTGGATACAAAGAACCTGTTTTAGTATCTGGAGTAGATGGAGTAGGAACCAAACTTCGTTTGGCTATTGATTATAAGAAATATGGGATAATTGGAGAAGATTGTTTCGCTATGTGTGTCAATGATGTATTATGTCATGGTGCCCAACCTTTATTTTTTCTAGATTATTTAGCGTGCGGAAAACTTGATGACAAGGTAGTAGAAAAAATTCTACAAGGTATAGCTATCTCCTGTAAAAGGAACAATACGTGTTTTATTGGTGGAGAGACTGCTGAAATGCCTGGAATTTACAAGATTAAAGATTATGATGTAGCGGGATTTTGTGTAGGAATTGTAGAAAAAAAAAACATTATAGATGGAAAAAAAAACCTTCAAGAAGGAGATGTTTTAATTGGAATTCCTTCCTCTGGGGTTCATAGCAATGGATTTTCTTTAATTAGAAAAATTTTTTATACGGAGGATTTGTTGATGCAACAATTTCAAAAAAAACCATTTTATGAGACTCTTCTAATTCCAACTAGAATTTATCATTTGACTATTCATCTTTTATTAAAAGATTTTTTAATACATGGATTGGTTCATGTTACTGGAGGTGGAATATACGAGAATTTATTTCGTGTTATTCCAGAAAATTTGGAAGCTATAGTAGAGAAAAAAAAAATCCCTATTCCACCTGTTTTTAATCATATTCAAGAAAAAGGGCTTTTATCTGATCAAGAAATGTGGAATACTTTTAATATGGGAGTAGGAATGATTCTAATAGTTTCTGTTAAAGACAAATGTCCTATTTTGCAAAAATTACGTTTATTAGGAGAAAAACCCTTTGTATTTGGTCATATGATTAAAGGAAATAAAAAAGTTTTTTTGAAATAA
- the purF gene encoding amidophosphoribosyltransferase: MSQLFPIDKFHEECGVFGIYSNHKIDTFSLIQFGLFSLQHRGQEACGFSVLRDGFILSHKSEGLVLDSFREISNSECYHGNAVIGHTRYSTEGGQSKKNIQPFFGENSYGKSTISIVHNGNLVNANKIRNNLESKGINFISNSDSEVILRLIQKYLSKYDNNLEIAVQKTTLDIQGAYSVIVLMDNNKIAAFRDPNGIRPLCYGMLNEKTYIFSSETCGIDSVGGYYVRDLFPGEMVLVDKKSIHFTILRKNRHTTKRRICSFEYIYFSRPDSIIDNINVYEIREKSGERLYHQHPVEADVVIGVPDSGVPASIGYSKASGIPFKPILVKNKYIGRSFILPKQEIREKMVNLKLNSILNEVRGKRIVIIDDSIVRGTTSRRLVYILKKAGAKEIHFRSASPPIIAPCYLGVDTPSQKDLISYNMDKESIAKFLDVDSLEFLSMTNLIDVLGSQNYCFGCFTGSYPIHKKK; the protein is encoded by the coding sequence ATGTCTCAATTATTTCCTATTGATAAATTTCATGAGGAATGCGGTGTTTTCGGTATTTATTCCAATCATAAGATAGATACATTTTCTCTCATACAGTTTGGATTATTTTCCTTACAGCACCGAGGTCAAGAAGCTTGTGGTTTCTCTGTTTTACGAGATGGTTTTATTTTATCTCATAAAAGTGAAGGTCTTGTTTTGGATTCCTTTCGAGAAATTTCAAATTCTGAATGTTATCATGGAAATGCTGTTATTGGACATACACGTTATTCTACAGAGGGGGGACAGAGCAAAAAAAATATTCAACCATTCTTTGGAGAAAATTCTTATGGAAAAAGTACGATTTCTATCGTACACAATGGAAATTTAGTAAATGCTAATAAAATTCGTAATAATCTAGAATCAAAAGGAATCAATTTTATATCCAATTCAGATTCAGAAGTTATTTTACGTTTAATACAAAAATATTTATCAAAATATGATAATAACCTAGAAATAGCTGTTCAAAAAACAACTCTTGATATTCAAGGAGCCTATTCCGTAATAGTTCTTATGGATAATAATAAAATTGCGGCTTTTAGAGATCCAAATGGAATTCGTCCCTTATGTTATGGTATGCTAAATGAAAAAACGTATATATTTAGTTCTGAAACTTGTGGAATAGATTCTGTAGGGGGTTATTATGTAAGAGATTTATTCCCAGGAGAAATGGTCCTAGTAGATAAAAAGTCTATTCATTTTACTATTCTTAGAAAAAATAGACATACAACCAAACGAAGAATATGTTCCTTTGAATATATTTATTTCTCTCGTCCTGATTCTATAATTGACAATATCAACGTTTATGAAATTCGTGAAAAAAGTGGAGAAAGACTTTATCATCAACATCCAGTAGAAGCAGATGTTGTTATTGGTGTTCCAGATTCTGGGGTCCCAGCATCTATTGGATACTCTAAAGCATCTGGAATTCCTTTTAAACCAATTTTAGTAAAGAATAAATATATTGGGAGATCTTTTATTCTCCCTAAACAAGAAATTCGTGAAAAAATGGTTAATTTAAAACTAAATTCTATCTTAAATGAAGTAAGAGGAAAACGTATCGTCATTATTGATGATTCGATTGTTCGTGGTACTACAAGTCGTAGATTAGTTTATATATTGAAAAAAGCAGGAGCAAAAGAGATTCATTTCAGAAGTGCTTCTCCACCTATTATAGCTCCATGTTATTTAGGAGTAGATACTCCAAGTCAAAAAGACCTAATCTCATACAATATGGATAAGGAAAGTATAGCTAAATTTCTAGATGTAGATAGTTTAGAGTTTTTAAGTATGACCAATTTAATCGATGTTCTCGGAAGCCAAAATTATTGTTTTGGTTGTTTTACTGGAAGCTATCCGATTCATAAAAAAAAATGA
- the purC gene encoding phosphoribosylaminoimidazolesuccinocarboxamide synthase — translation MSIDSSRRKKLSEGKTKKIYATDNPHKIIIHYKDSLTALDGLKNIFLQNKGILNNEITTFIFKFLNSYGIKTHFIRKINEREQLCHKVEIIPLEFVVRNIVSGSMSRRLGIREGTPIKNTIFEIFYKNDVLKDPWINHHHAVFLNIISYEELNKINRIVSRTNDILRKYFLDKNIILVDFKIEFGKDQTKKILLSDEISPDTCRLWDKKTMTKLDKDKFRSGCNEEVILNTYMEIFKRLNENSS, via the coding sequence ATGAGTATCGATAGTAGTAGAAGAAAAAAGTTATCAGAAGGAAAAACAAAAAAAATATATGCTACAGATAATCCACATAAGATTATTATTCATTACAAGGATAGCCTCACGGCTTTAGATGGATTAAAAAATATATTTTTACAGAATAAAGGAATTTTAAACAACGAAATAACAACATTCATATTTAAATTTCTTAATTCTTATGGAATAAAAACTCATTTCATTCGTAAAATCAATGAAAGAGAACAATTATGTCATAAGGTGGAGATTATTCCATTAGAATTTGTTGTTCGTAATATTGTTTCTGGAAGTATGTCTAGGCGTTTGGGCATCAGAGAAGGAACCCCAATAAAGAATACAATTTTTGAAATATTTTATAAGAATGATGTATTGAAAGATCCATGGATAAACCATCATCATGCTGTATTTTTAAATATAATTTCTTATGAAGAATTGAATAAAATCAATCGAATTGTATCTAGGACTAACGATATTCTTAGAAAATATTTTTTAGATAAAAATATTATATTGGTAGATTTTAAAATAGAATTTGGAAAGGATCAAACAAAGAAAATTTTACTTTCTGACGAAATCAGTCCGGATACATGTCGTCTTTGGGATAAAAAAACTATGACAAAACTTGATAAAGATAAATTTAGGAGTGGATGCAATGAAGAGGTTATTCTTAATACTTATATGGAAATCTTCAAAAGATTGAATGAAAATTCATCTTAA
- the purE gene encoding 5-(carboxyamino)imidazole ribonucleotide mutase, with protein MKVAIFCGSRSDKPTMKISEEILNKFNIKNQTYVISAHRLPDILSHTIREIESVKEVEVIIAGAGLSAHLPGIIASKTILPVIGVPILDKKNGLLGGMDALFSIVQMPKDVPVATVGINNAYNAALLSVHILAVKYKEIKESLLKFRKDKLFTKIEK; from the coding sequence ATGAAAGTAGCTATATTTTGTGGAAGTAGATCCGATAAACCAACGATGAAAATTTCGGAAGAAATACTAAATAAATTTAATATAAAAAATCAAACTTATGTTATATCTGCACATCGCTTACCAGATATATTATCCCATACAATAAGAGAAATAGAATCTGTAAAAGAAGTGGAGGTTATTATTGCAGGAGCTGGATTATCCGCACATTTACCAGGAATAATAGCTTCAAAAACTATTTTACCCGTTATAGGGGTTCCTATTTTGGATAAAAAAAATGGATTATTAGGTGGAATGGATGCTCTTTTTTCTATTGTTCAAATGCCTAAAGATGTTCCTGTAGCTACAGTTGGAATCAATAATGCCTATAACGCGGCCTTATTATCCGTTCATATATTAGCTGTAAAATACAAAGAAATAAAAGAATCCTTGTTGAAATTTAGAAAAGATAAACTATTCACTAAAATAGAAAAATAA
- a CDS encoding phosphoribosylformylglycinamidine synthase: MDFRIYIQKRVSFDIYSIKLYQELKDMDISLDQVIVYHIYDIFHIEKKFFTDTLYKVFVDPVTDIYRKKIHLKNPYFAIEYLPGEYDPRADAAMQCLKIMDPLSTVFIKTGRLIELIGLNPNEDIYNIKNYCINPNVYKEKNLKEMEPHFSSSFKKKNGNKKNLKIVEGFIHFTHEELKKIHKEWNFSIDLNDLLFIQQYFYEEENRDPTEAELRILDTYWSDHCRHSTFFTTLVDITFDGKFKETYQNIFNEYLKDRNSIGRSDHPINLMDLSNLPAKILSKKGKLKNYVSSLKERNSCMMKIDVDIIDMDKKKEKEEWYLLFKNETHNHPTEIDPFGGASTCIGGAIRDILSGRGFVYQSIRLSGASDPTTTTKTLNGKLPQRKICCESAYGYSFYGNQVGVATSHIHEIYHEGYRAKKMEVGMVIGAVPVDYVKIKPPKKGDIILLIGGWTGRDGIGGATESSKKYEDKNSNMKKIQKGNPIIERQIQRFFRKKEVISLIKKCNDFGAGGASVAIGELSNSLVLHLDKIPIKKNTYLDPLEIALSESQERMAVVLDPYDVKKFMMLARKENILSVPIAVVTDNERIIFYHKGKKILNLKSSFLNTGGANKKKVVHVNSPTTELSPFQKSKDVNFSKETFLESLSQLNISSQKSMVEMFDSTVGATTILMPFGGKYQITPSEGSVHKIPVYYGETTTVSLASWGFHPDISTWSPLHGGAYAIVECVAKIVAMGGNYKNTYFSFQEYYQKLGNDPKKWGEPFSSLLGAYHAQIAFGLASIGGKDSMSGTYKNIHVPPTLIAFGVTTGSCWNIVSPELKKIGNKIYLYHHKPLKNEMPDFDSLKNAYDKVYKDICSGKIVSVKTVKDGGISVAIAKMSFGNRLGVVIHYNDHFLETHIGSLIIETSDFISSKEFLLIGEVVSSKNLNFNGVSINIEEAIKIWLKTLTPIFNHGIIHKKNILRKKRKKPQSISIWKSNKKVVPRVFIPIFPGTNCEFESIQAFEKEGAIVKNYVFKNSIDKDILIESISQMERYIKSVQIFMLCGGFSAGDEPDGSAKFITSVLHNPYIQESVKYFLDHDGLILGICNGFQGLIKSGLLPYGKIGVRHHKSPTLTYNESGKHISQCVHIKVISDQSPWLKGMKDKVYTVPLSHSEGRFYASENITNILLKKNQIATQYVDLKGHPTLDRRYNPNGSVEAVEGILSEDGKIYGRMTHPERYNYGLLQNIPDINEHSIFKNAVQYFL; encoded by the coding sequence ATGGATTTTAGGATATATATACAAAAAAGAGTTTCTTTTGACATTTATTCTATAAAATTATATCAGGAATTAAAAGATATGGATATCTCATTAGATCAAGTAATTGTTTATCATATATACGATATCTTTCATATCGAAAAAAAATTTTTTACAGATACTTTGTATAAAGTTTTTGTGGATCCTGTAACAGATATTTACCGTAAAAAAATACATTTAAAGAATCCATATTTTGCTATAGAATATTTACCAGGAGAATATGATCCACGTGCAGATGCTGCTATGCAATGCTTAAAAATTATGGATCCTTTATCTACAGTATTTATAAAAACAGGTCGATTAATCGAATTAATAGGATTGAATCCAAATGAGGATATTTATAACATAAAAAATTATTGTATCAATCCAAATGTTTATAAGGAGAAAAATCTTAAAGAAATGGAGCCACATTTTTCTTCTTCTTTCAAGAAAAAAAATGGAAACAAAAAGAATCTTAAAATTGTAGAAGGTTTTATTCATTTTACTCATGAAGAACTAAAAAAAATTCATAAAGAATGGAATTTTTCTATTGATTTAAATGATTTATTGTTCATTCAACAATATTTTTATGAAGAAGAAAATCGTGATCCTACAGAAGCGGAATTACGTATTTTAGATACCTATTGGTCGGATCATTGTCGTCATTCTACATTTTTTACTACATTGGTAGATATAACTTTTGATGGAAAATTTAAAGAAACGTATCAAAATATTTTTAACGAATATTTAAAAGATCGTAATTCTATAGGAAGATCCGACCATCCTATAAATTTGATGGATTTGTCTAATCTTCCTGCTAAGATACTTTCTAAAAAAGGAAAATTGAAAAACTATGTATCCTCTTTGAAAGAACGTAATTCTTGTATGATGAAAATAGACGTAGATATTATAGATATGGATAAAAAAAAAGAAAAAGAGGAGTGGTATTTATTATTTAAAAATGAAACTCACAATCATCCTACGGAAATTGATCCTTTTGGAGGTGCTTCTACTTGTATAGGAGGGGCAATTAGAGATATTTTGTCTGGAAGAGGTTTTGTCTATCAATCTATTCGATTAAGTGGAGCCTCTGATCCTACCACCACTACAAAAACATTGAATGGAAAATTACCACAACGTAAAATATGCTGTGAATCCGCTTATGGTTATAGTTTTTATGGAAATCAAGTCGGAGTAGCCACTAGCCATATCCATGAAATTTATCATGAAGGGTATAGAGCAAAAAAAATGGAAGTAGGAATGGTTATAGGAGCTGTTCCAGTTGATTATGTAAAAATAAAGCCACCAAAAAAAGGAGATATTATTCTATTGATAGGTGGATGGACAGGAAGGGATGGAATAGGAGGCGCTACGGAATCTTCTAAAAAATACGAGGATAAGAATTCCAATATGAAAAAAATTCAAAAAGGAAATCCAATAATAGAAAGACAAATACAAAGATTTTTTAGAAAAAAAGAAGTAATATCATTGATAAAAAAATGCAATGATTTTGGAGCAGGAGGAGCTTCAGTAGCTATAGGTGAATTGAGTAATAGTTTAGTTCTTCATTTGGATAAAATTCCAATAAAAAAAAACACCTATTTAGATCCTTTAGAAATAGCACTTTCAGAATCCCAGGAACGGATGGCTGTTGTATTAGATCCATATGATGTAAAAAAATTTATGATGTTAGCTCGTAAAGAAAATATTCTTTCCGTCCCAATAGCTGTAGTAACGGATAATGAACGTATAATATTTTATCATAAAGGAAAAAAAATATTGAACTTGAAAAGTTCTTTCTTAAATACAGGTGGAGCTAATAAAAAAAAGGTGGTTCATGTCAACTCTCCTACTACTGAACTTTCTCCTTTTCAAAAATCAAAGGATGTTAATTTCAGTAAAGAAACGTTCTTAGAATCTCTTTCTCAATTAAATATTTCTTCTCAAAAAAGTATGGTAGAAATGTTTGATAGTACTGTAGGAGCTACTACCATATTGATGCCTTTCGGAGGTAAGTACCAAATAACTCCATCTGAAGGAAGTGTACACAAAATTCCTGTATATTATGGAGAAACTACAACGGTAAGCTTAGCTTCTTGGGGTTTTCATCCAGATATTTCTACTTGGAGTCCTCTTCATGGAGGAGCTTATGCTATAGTGGAATGTGTTGCTAAAATTGTTGCTATGGGTGGAAATTATAAAAATACTTATTTTAGTTTTCAAGAATATTATCAAAAATTAGGAAACGATCCAAAAAAATGGGGAGAACCATTTTCTTCTTTGTTAGGAGCTTATCATGCACAAATTGCTTTTGGTTTAGCTTCTATTGGAGGGAAAGACAGCATGTCTGGAACATATAAAAATATACACGTCCCTCCAACATTAATAGCTTTTGGAGTAACAACAGGTTCCTGTTGGAATATAGTATCCCCTGAATTAAAAAAAATAGGGAATAAAATATATTTGTATCATCATAAACCTTTAAAAAATGAAATGCCAGATTTTGATTCTCTGAAAAATGCATACGATAAAGTTTATAAAGATATTTGTTCTGGAAAAATAGTTTCTGTAAAAACTGTAAAAGATGGAGGAATTTCCGTTGCTATTGCCAAAATGTCTTTTGGAAATCGTTTAGGTGTTGTTATTCATTACAATGACCATTTTCTTGAAACCCATATAGGTTCATTAATCATAGAGACCTCTGATTTTATTTCTTCAAAAGAGTTCCTATTAATAGGAGAAGTTGTATCGTCTAAAAATTTGAATTTTAATGGAGTTTCTATTAATATAGAGGAAGCTATAAAAATTTGGTTAAAAACATTAACCCCTATTTTTAACCATGGAATTATCCATAAAAAAAATATTCTACGAAAAAAAAGAAAAAAACCTCAATCTATTTCAATATGGAAATCGAATAAAAAAGTAGTACCACGTGTATTTATTCCAATATTTCCTGGAACAAATTGTGAATTTGAATCTATTCAAGCTTTTGAAAAAGAAGGAGCCATAGTAAAAAATTATGTATTTAAAAACTCAATAGATAAAGATATTCTTATTGAATCCATATCTCAAATGGAAAGATATATAAAATCTGTACAAATATTTATGCTTTGTGGAGGATTTAGTGCTGGAGATGAACCCGATGGTTCGGCAAAGTTTATTACGTCTGTATTACATAATCCATACATACAAGAGTCTGTGAAATATTTTCTTGATCATGATGGATTGATTTTAGGTATTTGTAACGGATTTCAGGGACTAATAAAATCTGGATTATTACCTTATGGGAAAATAGGAGTTCGTCATCATAAGTCTCCTACACTAACCTATAACGAAAGCGGAAAACATATATCCCAGTGTGTTCATATAAAAGTTATTTCGGATCAATCTCCATGGTTAAAAGGAATGAAAGATAAAGTATATACTGTACCGCTCTCTCATAGTGAAGGGAGGTTTTATGCCAGTGAAAACATAACCAATATTTTATTAAAAAAGAATCAAATAGCAACGCAATATGTAGATTTAAAAGGACACCCAACTTTAGATAGACGCTATAATCCAAATGGATCTGTAGAAGCTGTGGAAGGGATATTAAGTGAAGATGGAAAAATTTATGGAAGAATGACTCATCCAGAGCGTTATAATTATGGATTATTACAAAATATCCCTGATATCAACGAACATTCTATTTTTAAAAATGCAGTTCAATACTTTTTATAA